The following are encoded in a window of Rubellicoccus peritrichatus genomic DNA:
- a CDS encoding pectinesterase family protein, which translates to MSLTRTFSMRPLPLITFLAGVFLFSSWAQAQLPANWPANYPEWWYHQGVMNTTDLDNPMNHAPVNQGQVFWMADRAIHELNTQLESIGGAGFTVDDFRDPAQTINYFAPVNTGQLKFVASKFFQRFAEIGFTETSLGWPAGIVLDTGAGDNSPTMPWLEDTGPQNFTPVNIGQVKFLFSWDLSSWAGGLPIVDAGPDQIISTLSTTLAGSASDPDSGPNALVTTWSLVSGPGTVTFDDANSLTATVTFSTQGTYVLKLSADDGMSLIPASDEVSIIVDTEDPTIPGGLIVDNALGGPISVSWDASTDNNPGITYEVYRNGVLVSDPDLGDTTFTDSDLKSFTFYTYKIVAKDIAGNVSPDSVEIKVYYQAGSPLAAGDDHSHAVDAAGQLWSWGHAKLGALGISSVTIGGNYAFPVEQPTLSDVIDISSGIAFSVALLGDGSVYSWGDNGQYNLGLGAGYGTGDEQALPQLLTALSSETIVKVATGTLHGMALADNGRLYTWGDNSHGELGHSPSPTDVHTPALVQWDSNDDGSLDSDLENIVSIAAGVNFSVALDVNGDVWTWGEGRKLGRNIISASVTAAGLVTGLSDVTQIAAGRYHSYAVSNGKVWAWGYDANADGQLGNNASSGSSSAPVQVLADADADVGTAPIDLENILSVSSGLNFAVALKGDGTVWSWGDGAKGQLGYSPITHTDHQTVAAQVPGLSNIVWIEAGDDFVMAMDSTGNLWSWGDNSEGQLGQGNVSMLSVPTVVEDFWLNGRAEAPRYTVTNGVYPSGFDTFVSSATVDAVVVYTTNGNEPAYDFATSTASEGFVVTPTTPIPVTATLLHPIRARAFKDGLAPSMISEAYYHIGRPFSAGRDHAHAVDDAGRLWSWGNANYGALGVAADTLSGDYPIAVEATSISDVKDLSSGASFSLALLNGGSVYSWGDNSDFRLGLGDGYTASEDQGLPVFVSSLSAETVVQVEAGLVHGLALTDSRHVYAWGDNYRGQLGRSDVSEWHTPTLVQWDSDANGVLDSNLDNIVSIAAGNYFSVALDSSGDVWSWGSDSRLGRGNIDSTNNETSTYKAAGLIPGLSNISQVSANWDHTYALRADGTVWAWGYDWPNSHRNDGQLGNGTNLHYSFAPAQVQEDDDGDLATDEKRTLSGVVAISAGNNFCIALKSDGTVWSWGRQDEGRLGYTPSNSLYQSIAFQIPGLSDIVWIEAGEDFAMALDRSGNYWTWGHNDHGQLGQGGIDTDTTNQVALVKLPWDQDTDGIEDWWEAFYDLDDPNADLENGGIGDGLTNLEEFIAGSDPTVSDTDGDGLSDVYEVNTIFTKPYLVDTDSDGMGDYIEDFYGLNPLVDDRFEDLDGDRYPNIYEVAASTLTDPSDDTVFPSTNFVVSQDGSTSYSTIASGIQAAVDDASVTYPIVKVKDGVYNEGLTINSTKPLLILSENGPKTTIISRALETTRALLVYRFVVFDGFTISDYNGTALGAAIYCDVRTDVSPHFKRLIIENNTTTNSSVVFMQYTAPLFQRVLFRNNVANSAVLNCGVGSGADLEFCTFVDNSIGAIIGQSDTPITLKNSVLWDSVGDGSTLIESGLNELVLTNSIVKGGYYGGTDLDPVTDAFGFLSVNSVPAFNQVTLAHPEMDIHLERVETTAGIADLGADEWIDNDNGNGTGDGIPDWWEKASFAGDLTAVNSWTGDEDNDASSVLDEYLGETDPTYWNMPASVDFVSQGQLVDGFTESPILVDVVANQDFDLQVSFYEMNFALDANDELVDSLVSNPISQTPIYTTPVFSINAGSTTGLEIWDGKIDGNYHSSSILLYKITAHRTVAAGTLGSNTSDVAVDIPAIYVDRPITNGSFSAVLTGFIGDVDTYTIYQNRQGKLTFTSTHDFASRNILIHNANHTDLTDREPVVSGSFESDNWIPVGKQGAMVGGAYHPTDIDSRILPENSLVFNNQYARALNFSVEGYHANTSYNETGTAMFDLSRPATVTLEIIKPGSSLPEPLYFYDASSDSSDTPVNSLSLSTAGSYRLHFLPVDYSSGDANDWKVFGESTVNAASGTANDGYFRIRISVVDAVSGRASYRYAYLFVNDLLW; encoded by the coding sequence ATGAGCTTAACCAGAACTTTTTCAATGCGACCTTTGCCATTAATCACTTTTCTAGCGGGTGTTTTCCTTTTTTCCTCATGGGCTCAGGCACAGTTGCCAGCAAATTGGCCAGCTAACTATCCGGAGTGGTGGTATCATCAGGGCGTGATGAATACGACGGATCTCGATAATCCGATGAATCACGCTCCTGTCAATCAGGGCCAGGTATTCTGGATGGCGGATCGTGCAATTCATGAGCTGAATACTCAACTTGAATCCATTGGTGGAGCCGGATTTACCGTAGATGATTTTCGTGATCCTGCCCAAACGATTAATTATTTCGCCCCGGTTAACACGGGCCAACTGAAGTTCGTCGCTTCGAAATTCTTTCAGCGCTTCGCTGAAATTGGTTTTACAGAAACATCCTTAGGTTGGCCTGCGGGGATCGTTCTGGATACAGGAGCGGGTGATAACTCGCCCACTATGCCCTGGCTCGAAGACACAGGGCCGCAGAACTTTACCCCGGTCAACATCGGACAAGTCAAATTTTTGTTCTCATGGGATTTGAGCTCATGGGCTGGAGGGTTACCAATCGTTGATGCGGGTCCAGATCAAATCATTTCCACTCTTTCTACAACTTTGGCCGGGTCTGCGAGTGATCCCGATAGTGGCCCGAATGCGCTAGTGACAACGTGGAGCCTGGTCAGCGGCCCCGGAACAGTAACCTTCGACGATGCCAACAGCCTGACAGCGACCGTGACATTCAGCACTCAAGGCACCTACGTTTTAAAACTGAGCGCCGACGACGGTATGTCTTTGATTCCTGCTTCGGATGAGGTGAGTATTATTGTTGATACTGAGGATCCAACAATCCCAGGGGGGCTCATTGTAGACAATGCCTTGGGAGGTCCAATTTCTGTCTCTTGGGATGCTTCTACGGATAATAATCCTGGCATCACGTACGAAGTTTATCGTAACGGTGTTCTGGTTTCGGATCCTGATTTAGGTGATACGACATTTACTGATTCTGATCTCAAGTCATTTACATTCTACACCTATAAAATTGTAGCGAAAGACATCGCAGGCAATGTATCGCCTGATAGCGTTGAAATAAAAGTATATTACCAAGCTGGCAGTCCACTTGCTGCAGGTGATGATCATTCCCATGCTGTAGATGCGGCTGGGCAACTTTGGAGCTGGGGGCATGCAAAATTGGGAGCTTTGGGCATCTCCTCTGTAACGATTGGAGGCAACTATGCATTTCCTGTTGAGCAGCCTACTTTATCAGATGTCATTGATATTTCATCTGGCATTGCATTTAGTGTGGCCCTGTTGGGAGATGGATCGGTCTACAGTTGGGGCGATAATGGCCAATACAATCTCGGTTTAGGTGCTGGCTATGGAACAGGCGACGAGCAAGCGCTTCCACAATTGCTTACGGCACTGTCTTCTGAGACAATCGTAAAGGTGGCAACTGGAACCCTTCATGGCATGGCTCTGGCGGATAATGGTCGTCTCTACACCTGGGGCGATAACAGCCATGGAGAACTAGGTCATTCTCCAAGTCCAACGGATGTGCATACTCCAGCCTTAGTGCAATGGGACAGTAACGATGATGGTAGTCTCGATTCAGATCTGGAGAATATCGTTTCCATTGCCGCTGGTGTTAATTTCAGTGTGGCCTTAGACGTGAATGGTGATGTCTGGACATGGGGAGAAGGGCGTAAACTTGGTCGCAATATTATTAGTGCGAGTGTAACAGCTGCTGGACTAGTTACGGGGCTGAGTGATGTAACTCAAATTGCAGCTGGCCGTTATCACTCTTACGCAGTTTCAAATGGCAAGGTATGGGCTTGGGGGTATGATGCTAATGCTGATGGGCAGCTTGGTAATAATGCAAGTAGTGGTTCTTCATCTGCTCCTGTTCAAGTCTTGGCTGACGCTGATGCTGATGTAGGCACGGCACCTATCGATTTAGAGAACATACTTTCAGTGTCTTCAGGGTTGAATTTTGCTGTAGCTCTTAAGGGCGACGGAACAGTGTGGTCATGGGGAGATGGCGCGAAAGGTCAATTGGGTTATAGCCCAATTACACACACTGACCATCAGACTGTTGCTGCACAGGTTCCTGGATTGAGTAATATCGTTTGGATTGAAGCAGGTGATGACTTTGTCATGGCTATGGATTCTACAGGAAACCTCTGGTCATGGGGGGATAATTCAGAGGGCCAACTTGGCCAGGGAAATGTGAGTATGCTAAGTGTGCCTACTGTCGTTGAGGATTTTTGGCTTAATGGACGTGCTGAAGCTCCACGTTACACTGTCACGAATGGAGTCTATCCAAGCGGTTTCGATACTTTTGTCAGTTCAGCCACTGTTGATGCTGTTGTCGTTTATACGACAAATGGAAATGAGCCAGCTTATGACTTTGCTACTTCTACCGCATCTGAAGGTTTTGTTGTGACTCCTACTACCCCTATACCAGTCACGGCGACTTTACTTCATCCCATCCGTGCACGTGCATTCAAGGATGGTCTTGCACCAAGTATGATCTCAGAGGCTTACTATCATATTGGTAGACCTTTTTCTGCTGGACGTGATCATGCTCATGCTGTGGACGATGCAGGTCGATTATGGAGTTGGGGTAATGCCAATTATGGAGCTCTAGGTGTTGCTGCTGATACTTTGTCGGGTGATTATCCTATTGCAGTAGAGGCAACCAGTATTTCTGACGTAAAAGACTTATCATCCGGAGCATCCTTTAGCTTGGCTTTGTTGAATGGTGGATCTGTTTATAGTTGGGGTGACAATAGTGACTTCAGGCTTGGTTTGGGGGATGGCTATACCGCCAGTGAGGATCAAGGATTACCAGTATTCGTTTCCAGTCTTTCCGCCGAAACGGTCGTTCAAGTTGAAGCAGGTTTGGTTCACGGCTTAGCACTCACTGACAGTAGACACGTCTATGCTTGGGGGGATAATTATCGTGGTCAGTTGGGTCGGTCCGATGTTTCCGAATGGCATACTCCGACCTTAGTCCAGTGGGATAGTGATGCGAATGGTGTTCTAGATTCAAATTTGGATAATATTGTTTCAATTGCTGCAGGTAACTATTTTAGTGTCGCTTTGGATAGTAGTGGTGATGTGTGGAGTTGGGGGAGCGACAGCAGGTTAGGACGCGGAAATATTGACTCAACTAATAATGAGACCTCGACTTATAAGGCAGCCGGTTTAATTCCGGGACTTTCAAATATTAGTCAAGTTTCGGCAAACTGGGATCACACTTATGCATTGCGTGCGGATGGCACAGTGTGGGCATGGGGGTATGATTGGCCTAATAGTCATCGAAATGACGGCCAATTGGGTAATGGCACTAATTTGCATTATTCTTTTGCGCCAGCTCAAGTCCAGGAAGATGATGATGGTGATCTAGCGACTGATGAGAAAAGGACGCTAAGTGGAGTTGTTGCGATTTCTGCAGGTAATAATTTTTGTATCGCATTAAAAAGTGACGGGACCGTCTGGTCTTGGGGGCGTCAGGATGAGGGGCGTCTTGGTTACACTCCATCAAATAGTCTTTATCAATCAATTGCATTCCAGATACCTGGTTTAAGTGACATCGTCTGGATTGAAGCGGGAGAAGATTTCGCTATGGCTCTCGATCGAAGTGGCAACTACTGGACTTGGGGGCATAACGATCATGGTCAGCTTGGTCAGGGAGGTATCGATACAGATACGACCAATCAAGTTGCTTTGGTGAAATTGCCTTGGGACCAGGATACCGATGGTATCGAGGACTGGTGGGAGGCTTTTTACGACTTGGATGATCCCAATGCTGATCTGGAAAACGGTGGTATTGGAGATGGATTAACTAACCTTGAAGAATTCATTGCAGGAAGTGACCCAACCGTTTCAGACACCGATGGAGATGGGCTTTCGGATGTTTACGAAGTTAACACTATTTTCACAAAGCCGTATCTGGTTGATACTGATAGTGATGGAATGGGTGATTATATTGAAGACTTCTATGGCCTGAATCCATTGGTTGATGACCGTTTTGAGGATCTCGATGGAGACCGTTACCCGAATATCTACGAAGTTGCTGCATCCACGCTTACCGATCCATCCGATGATACTGTATTCCCATCAACAAACTTTGTTGTTTCACAAGATGGTTCAACCAGCTACAGCACAATTGCCTCAGGAATACAGGCTGCAGTTGATGACGCATCAGTGACCTATCCAATAGTTAAGGTAAAGGATGGAGTCTATAATGAGGGACTTACTATTAATTCAACGAAACCTTTGTTAATCCTTTCTGAAAATGGACCCAAAACGACCATTATTTCCCGCGCTCTTGAAACGACACGTGCGTTATTAGTATATCGCTTTGTTGTTTTTGATGGGTTTACCATCTCCGACTACAATGGAACTGCGTTAGGTGCGGCGATTTATTGTGATGTGAGGACAGATGTAAGCCCTCATTTTAAAAGACTGATTATCGAAAACAATACGACGACGAATAGTAGTGTTGTTTTTATGCAATATACGGCACCCCTTTTTCAGCGTGTATTATTCAGGAACAACGTTGCTAATTCTGCAGTCCTGAATTGTGGGGTGGGTTCAGGAGCAGATCTGGAATTTTGCACTTTTGTCGATAACAGTATAGGCGCTATTATAGGCCAGTCGGACACGCCTATTACCCTGAAAAACAGTGTTCTTTGGGATTCTGTGGGAGATGGATCCACACTGATTGAAAGTGGTCTCAATGAATTGGTGCTTACTAATTCTATCGTCAAAGGTGGTTACTATGGAGGAACAGACTTAGACCCTGTGACTGATGCTTTTGGTTTCCTCTCAGTTAACTCAGTGCCAGCCTTCAATCAGGTAACACTTGCTCATCCTGAAATGGATATTCATCTCGAACGAGTGGAGACTACTGCGGGCATCGCTGATTTGGGAGCTGACGAATGGATCGATAATGACAATGGCAATGGAACAGGCGATGGGATTCCTGACTGGTGGGAAAAAGCATCATTTGCAGGGGATTTGACTGCCGTCAATAGTTGGACTGGAGATGAAGATAATGATGCATCTTCGGTTCTTGATGAATACTTGGGTGAGACTGATCCAACCTATTGGAATATGCCAGCATCAGTTGATTTTGTATCTCAAGGGCAGTTAGTCGACGGGTTTACAGAGAGTCCAATACTTGTTGATGTTGTAGCTAACCAGGATTTTGACCTCCAAGTTTCTTTTTATGAAATGAACTTTGCTTTAGATGCTAATGATGAGCTTGTTGATTCGCTTGTAAGTAATCCCATCAGCCAGACTCCGATTTATACTACGCCGGTATTTTCGATAAATGCAGGATCGACGACCGGGTTGGAAATCTGGGACGGAAAGATTGATGGTAATTATCATTCGTCAAGTATTCTGCTTTATAAGATTACTGCGCATAGAACTGTTGCCGCTGGGACACTTGGATCAAATACTAGTGATGTTGCCGTTGATATCCCGGCTATATATGTCGATAGACCTATCACAAATGGAAGCTTTTCGGCTGTGCTAACGGGTTTTATTGGTGATGTTGATACGTATACCATTTATCAGAACCGTCAGGGTAAGCTTACGTTTACTTCGACACATGACTTTGCTAGCAGAAATATTCTAATTCATAATGCTAATCATACGGATTTGACTGATCGAGAGCCGGTTGTCTCCGGATCTTTTGAATCAGATAATTGGATTCCTGTGGGCAAACAAGGCGCTATGGTTGGTGGCGCATATCATCCTACGGATATTGATAGTCGAATCCTTCCTGAGAATAGTCTCGTATTCAATAATCAGTACGCACGTGCACTCAATTTCTCTGTTGAGGGTTATCATGCAAATACCAGTTATAATGAGACTGGCACAGCAATGTTTGATTTGAGTCGTCCAGCAACGGTTACGTTGGAAATTATTAAGCCTGGTTCTTCATTGCCGGAACCTCTCTATTTCTATGATGCAAGTAGCGATAGCAGTGATACGCCAGTGAACAGTTTAAGTCTGTCGACTGCTGGTAGTTATCGATTGCATTTTCTGCCAGTCGATTATTCTAGTGGCGATGCGAATGACTGGAAAGTATTTGGAGAGTCGACAGTGAATGCTGCTTCTGGGACGGCCAATGATGGTTATTTCCGAATTCGAATTTCGGTCGTAGATGCAGTTTCTGGCCGGGCTTCTTACCGTTACGCCTATCTATTTGTGAATGATTTACTTTGGTGA
- a CDS encoding bile acid:sodium symporter family protein: protein MLRIFFPSALIFSVLALILPNGFTWALPWIGTLLGIIMFGMGLTLTPENFRDVWKHKHLVLAGLAAQFTIMPLVALGLSEMLALAPAVTIGMVLVGSCPGGTASNVITYLARGNVALSVTLTMCSTLAAPLLTPLLIALLVGERIDVPIGSMMWAVSKIVLFPVIMGLIVRKVMGDRLKGVIRVFPYLSMFTIVFVIAIVIAKNQSTILALPWLIALAVVFHNAVGLAAGYGWGKILKANETDCRTLAIEVGMQNSGLAAALATKFFTPIAALPGAIFSLWHNLSGVALASWWSERGKVNK from the coding sequence ATGCTTCGTATTTTTTTTCCTAGCGCGCTTATATTTTCCGTCCTGGCACTGATACTGCCCAATGGCTTTACCTGGGCTCTTCCCTGGATCGGGACATTGCTTGGAATTATCATGTTTGGCATGGGCCTGACACTGACCCCTGAGAACTTTCGTGACGTCTGGAAACACAAACATTTGGTTCTCGCGGGCCTAGCAGCCCAATTCACCATCATGCCATTGGTCGCCCTGGGCCTAAGCGAAATGCTGGCCCTTGCACCAGCGGTAACCATCGGAATGGTTTTAGTCGGGAGTTGCCCTGGAGGCACCGCTTCGAATGTGATCACTTACCTCGCCCGAGGGAATGTCGCGCTCTCAGTCACACTGACCATGTGTTCGACTTTGGCCGCGCCATTGCTTACGCCTCTACTGATTGCATTACTTGTCGGCGAACGTATCGACGTCCCGATCGGCAGCATGATGTGGGCTGTCTCAAAAATAGTCCTCTTCCCGGTCATCATGGGGCTTATTGTCAGGAAGGTGATGGGAGACCGGCTCAAAGGTGTTATCCGGGTTTTCCCCTACCTTTCAATGTTCACCATTGTTTTTGTCATCGCAATCGTGATCGCAAAGAACCAATCCACCATCCTCGCTCTTCCATGGCTAATCGCGCTCGCAGTAGTCTTCCACAATGCGGTAGGGCTCGCTGCAGGCTACGGCTGGGGTAAAATCCTGAAAGCAAATGAAACAGATTGCCGCACACTCGCCATCGAAGTCGGCATGCAAAACAGCGGACTTGCTGCGGCGTTGGCTACGAAGTTCTTCACCCCAATCGCCGCCCTCCCCGGCGCCATCTTCAGCCTCTGGCACAACCTGTCAGGCGTTGCCCTGGCCAGCTGGTGGAGTGAGCGGGGGAAAGTGAATAAGTAA
- the glyA gene encoding serine hydroxymethyltransferase produces MTTQTAEPSLNPARLEQLDPDVFNAIAQERNRQETHIELIASENFTLPAVIEATGTVLTNKYAEGYPGKRYYGGCEFVDIIEDLAIERAKALFGAEHANVQPHSGSQANFGVYSAVLTPGDKLLTMNLSDGGHLTHGNPANFSGKLYEIVHYFVDPETGLIDYDGIAEQAEKEKPKMITVGASAYPRVIDFERMGEIAKSVGAYLLADIAHIAGLVATGEHPSPVAHADFVTTTTHKTLRGPRGGLILCKEEFAKKINSAIFPGGQGGPLMHVIAAKAVCFQEAAKPSFKDYAVKVRANAKALAEALMTKGYKLSSNGTDNHLMLMDLRPSHPDVSGKVAQIALDKANITTNRNTVPGETRSPFQTSGIRLGTPAVTSRGMGEAEMADIANAIDLVINGLESENAIQQAKDIAVGLSQRFPLPY; encoded by the coding sequence ATGACCACACAGACAGCAGAACCATCGCTCAACCCGGCCCGACTTGAACAGCTCGACCCGGATGTCTTTAACGCAATTGCTCAGGAACGTAACCGCCAGGAAACCCACATTGAGCTGATCGCATCGGAGAATTTTACGCTGCCAGCAGTAATTGAAGCCACTGGCACCGTTTTGACCAACAAGTATGCCGAAGGTTATCCGGGCAAGCGCTACTACGGTGGCTGCGAATTCGTTGACATCATTGAAGACCTCGCAATCGAGCGCGCCAAAGCACTTTTCGGAGCTGAGCATGCCAACGTGCAGCCGCATAGCGGCAGTCAGGCCAATTTTGGTGTCTATTCAGCTGTCCTCACACCAGGAGATAAACTGTTGACCATGAACCTTTCGGATGGTGGCCACCTGACACACGGAAACCCAGCCAATTTCAGCGGCAAACTCTATGAAATCGTCCACTACTTCGTCGATCCTGAGACAGGGTTGATCGATTACGACGGTATTGCCGAGCAGGCCGAGAAGGAAAAGCCAAAGATGATCACAGTCGGTGCCTCTGCTTATCCACGTGTGATCGACTTTGAGCGGATGGGTGAAATCGCAAAAAGCGTTGGTGCCTACCTCCTGGCCGACATTGCGCACATCGCAGGCCTCGTAGCCACAGGTGAACACCCAAGCCCGGTTGCGCACGCCGATTTCGTGACAACAACGACCCACAAAACCCTGCGTGGCCCTCGTGGTGGTCTAATTCTATGTAAGGAAGAATTTGCGAAGAAGATCAATTCAGCAATCTTTCCAGGTGGCCAGGGCGGCCCGCTAATGCACGTCATTGCCGCCAAAGCGGTCTGCTTCCAGGAAGCAGCAAAGCCTTCATTCAAGGATTACGCTGTCAAAGTGCGAGCCAATGCGAAAGCTCTGGCCGAGGCACTGATGACAAAAGGCTATAAACTTTCCTCTAACGGCACCGATAATCACCTAATGCTGATGGATCTCCGCCCAAGCCATCCCGATGTTTCTGGTAAGGTCGCTCAAATTGCTCTGGACAAGGCCAATATTACGACCAATCGCAATACAGTCCCCGGAGAAACGCGGAGTCCATTCCAGACCAGTGGTATTCGCCTAGGAACGCCTGCGGTGACATCACGAGGCATGGGCGAAGCCGAAATGGCTGACATCGCCAATGCTATCGACCTGGTAATCAACGGCTTAGAGAGTGAAAACGCGATCCAGCAAGCCAAAGACATTGCAGTGGGCCTCAGCCAGCGTTTCCCACTTCCATACTGA
- a CDS encoding sigma-70 family RNA polymerase sigma factor codes for MPPKKVATTKSLTSGAHSSMSDESLIQAMNDGEYQAFDALYLRYRKWVVGVAYRLTRDQESAEDVLQETFLYFFNKFPGFELICRLKSFLYPVVRSFSLNIQRRQAKTEAGLDPDALTEVCEPKDSPDFAMEDLDYALADLPQKQREILLLRFVDDFSLEEISQSLDLPLSTVKTRLYSTLKALRRNKRLHQLFPGKSREYT; via the coding sequence ATGCCGCCGAAGAAAGTAGCAACGACGAAGTCTCTTACTAGCGGTGCACACAGTTCAATGTCCGATGAATCTCTGATTCAGGCGATGAATGATGGCGAATATCAGGCTTTTGATGCGTTGTATCTACGTTACCGAAAATGGGTTGTTGGGGTGGCTTATCGCCTGACTAGAGATCAGGAAAGTGCCGAGGATGTTTTACAGGAGACTTTTCTATATTTTTTCAACAAATTTCCAGGGTTTGAGCTGATCTGCCGCTTGAAAAGTTTTCTTTACCCGGTCGTTCGCAGCTTTTCGCTCAATATACAGAGAAGGCAGGCAAAGACGGAAGCTGGGCTTGACCCTGATGCTTTGACTGAGGTTTGTGAGCCGAAAGATTCGCCCGATTTTGCCATGGAGGACTTGGATTATGCTTTAGCTGATCTGCCGCAGAAGCAGCGAGAAATTCTTTTACTGCGTTTTGTGGATGATTTCAGCTTGGAGGAAATCAGCCAGTCGCTGGATTTACCTCTGAGTACCGTGAAAACACGGCTTTACTCGACTTTAAAGGCACTTCGAAGGAATAAACGCTTGCATCAGCTCTTCCCTGGGAAAAGCAGAGAATACACGTAA
- a CDS encoding glycosyltransferase has product MKLLILTSSTGGGHDLRANAIAAWAKERQDLGVETEIFRPLEASGALNDFGVNLYNQIQRKMPAAHHAYWSFLELAGLHRRPWQLSGVQPFVSKLESFRPDLIISVHAHLNHGYMELARRTLGQNKVKVGTYCGELEDGYGFSRHWVNPKADIFIGASEYCCGAAKRIGMVDEKNMLGGFMLRPSSYKAYTETEKAACLENHGLDPKRFTLLLATGAVGANNHQKLLEALDWTQLDMQVVALCGKGQTVLDELNAWKPRHSKILLKALPYIDEMPLMLASASALVARGGTGTTSEAILAGCPLIANGIGGVMPQEMITLKYLRHFGITEKIASARDLPKLIKSWTESPKSLDEAKERMKSAKPPGEPSAIIERLANL; this is encoded by the coding sequence ATGAAACTTCTGATTCTCACATCCAGCACCGGCGGAGGCCATGACCTAAGGGCAAATGCCATTGCTGCCTGGGCAAAGGAGAGACAGGACCTTGGAGTTGAGACGGAAATATTTCGTCCGCTTGAGGCTTCCGGTGCGCTAAATGACTTCGGGGTAAACCTCTACAATCAAATCCAACGGAAAATGCCGGCGGCTCATCATGCATACTGGTCTTTTCTAGAACTCGCCGGACTGCACCGTCGCCCCTGGCAGCTCAGTGGTGTCCAGCCCTTCGTCAGTAAACTGGAATCCTTTCGACCCGACCTGATTATCAGTGTCCATGCCCATTTGAACCACGGCTATATGGAGCTCGCCCGACGTACATTGGGGCAAAACAAAGTCAAAGTGGGCACCTACTGCGGTGAATTGGAAGACGGTTATGGCTTTAGCCGACACTGGGTCAATCCTAAGGCCGACATCTTTATTGGAGCATCTGAATACTGTTGTGGCGCCGCCAAGCGCATCGGCATGGTGGATGAAAAAAACATGCTCGGCGGCTTCATGCTGCGCCCCTCCAGTTACAAAGCGTATACTGAAACAGAAAAAGCTGCCTGTCTGGAAAACCACGGGCTTGACCCCAAGCGCTTTACACTGCTCCTGGCCACCGGCGCGGTTGGAGCGAATAACCACCAGAAGCTACTCGAAGCACTGGATTGGACTCAACTGGACATGCAAGTCGTAGCCTTGTGCGGTAAAGGCCAAACCGTCCTGGACGAACTGAATGCATGGAAGCCCAGGCATTCAAAAATCTTGCTTAAAGCCCTCCCCTACATCGACGAAATGCCGTTGATGCTTGCCAGTGCATCGGCACTGGTTGCGCGCGGCGGAACCGGGACAACCAGTGAAGCAATCCTAGCGGGCTGTCCTTTGATTGCCAATGGGATTGGAGGTGTCATGCCACAGGAAATGATTACCCTGAAGTATCTGAGGCACTTTGGCATAACTGAGAAAATTGCTAGCGCACGTGACCTTCCCAAGCTAATCAAGAGTTGGACGGAGAGCCCGAAATCTCTTGATGAAGCCAAAGAAAGAATGAAATCCGCCAAACCACCCGGCGAACCGTCCGCTATCATTGAGCGCCTGGCTAATCTTTGA
- a CDS encoding type II secretion system protein, whose product MKNKNTPRKSGFTLVELLTVIAIIGILAAILIPTVGSVMDNARKSAASSNLRQIGQAYNIYTAGGSRPKTINLPLTVGSDTFTQDVNGFATLLAKEADLNDPKIWVLGDDDLAAGATLPVVVATQSGGSWTVDGTFSSAPKSFTVMNGLSARASSTTPVGWTRGLNATSGEWDDGDAVYGDEGGHVVFKDGHVEFFDDLLGEDGSGALVNTDGSGATSSILDATGKTAGDVLEDKGS is encoded by the coding sequence ATGAAAAACAAAAACACACCCCGCAAGAGCGGCTTTACACTGGTCGAGCTTTTGACCGTTATCGCGATCATCGGTATTCTTGCCGCGATCCTAATCCCAACTGTTGGTAGCGTGATGGATAATGCCCGCAAGTCAGCGGCATCATCCAACTTGCGCCAGATCGGCCAGGCCTATAATATTTACACCGCCGGCGGCAGCCGTCCAAAAACGATCAACCTTCCGCTCACTGTTGGTTCTGACACATTCACACAGGATGTAAACGGCTTCGCCACACTCTTGGCGAAAGAAGCCGATCTCAATGACCCAAAGATCTGGGTTTTGGGTGATGACGATCTCGCTGCGGGAGCAACCCTTCCTGTTGTCGTTGCAACACAAAGTGGTGGTTCCTGGACCGTAGACGGAACTTTCTCCAGTGCTCCGAAAAGCTTCACTGTTATGAACGGACTGAGCGCACGCGCCAGCTCAACCACACCCGTTGGCTGGACTCGCGGCCTCAACGCAACCAGTGGTGAATGGGATGATGGTGACGCCGTTTATGGTGATGAAGGTGGCCACGTTGTCTTTAAGGATGGCCACGTAGAATTCTTTGATGACCTCCTCGGCGAAGACGGCAGTGGTGCTCTCGTCAACACGGACGGCAGCGGAGCAACATCATCCATTCTTGATGCAACCGGCAAAACTGCTGGCGATGTTCTCGAAGATAAAGGCAGCTGA